Proteins encoded by one window of Benincasa hispida cultivar B227 unplaced genomic scaffold, ASM972705v1 Contig179, whole genome shotgun sequence:
- the LOC120069011 gene encoding transcription factor MYC2-like: MDELIISPPSSSSPNSSTATLQQRIQFILHNRLEWWAYSILWLASKDITGNLVFTWGNGLFRDTRDGSGSGGGGGGSGQLISFGFDEVVVDRVGGANFSDLEWYYTASMSRSYGAVDNVVGRVYDSSAYIWLTADDGLYLYECERVKEARLRGIQTLVFVSTSIGVLELGSSELIKQDWSLVQYAKSLFESASCSRFTLFKQKDYVGAGSGGIIIQPQLPSCSDVVKRETSRGGGGTSSDSLSDNSDGNFMSTVNNDNVGNKRGKRSAKNKTESSLPVNHVEAERQRRQKLNQRFYALRSVVPNVSKMDKASLLADAADYIKELKSKVQKLESKLKQPQHQTSSSMSIAFDHNQSTTSAVEQTMSSTSYAMNNNNVEVRLIGSDAMVRVHCRDENYPSARLLNVLRDLGLQVHHASLSSVNELMLQDVVVRIPHGTALKEKTLKTAILQRLE, encoded by the exons ATGGATGAACTTATAATTTCtcccccttcttcttcttcaccaaaTTCAAGTACTGCAACTCTTCAACAAAGGATTCAATTCATCCTCCATAATCGCCTTGAATGGTGGGCTTATTCCATTTTGTGGTTGGCTTCTAAAGATATCACTGGAAATCTTGTTTTCACTTGGGGAAATGGTCTTTTTCGTGACACCCGAGACGGCAGCGGCAGTGGCGGTGGCGGTGGCGGTAGCGGACAACTCATTAGTTTCGGGTTCGATGAAGTTGTGGTGGATCGAGTGGGAGGTGCCAATTTCAGCGACTTAGAATG GTACTACACGGCATCTATGAGCCGGTCGTATGGTGCAGTAGATAATGTGGTGGGTCGGGTGTACGACTCGAGTGCATACATCTGGTTAACAGCGGACGACGGTCTTTATTTGTACGAGTGCGAACGAGTAAAAGAAGCGCGTTTGCGTGGGATTCAGACGTTGGTTTTTGTTTCAACATCCATTGGGGTTCTGGAACTGGGTTCTTCTGAGTTGATTAAACAAGATTGGAGTTTAGTTCAGTATGCAAAATCACTTTTTGAATCTGCTTCTTGTTCAAGGTTTACactttttaaacaaaaagaTTATGTGGGTGCTGGTAGTGGAGGAATAATAATTCAACCACAACTTCCGTCGTGCTCCGATGTGGTCAAGAGAGAGACCAGCCGTGGTGGAGGAGGGACGTCCTCCGATTCCCTCTCTGATAACTCCGATGGAAATTTCATGTCAACTGTCAATAACGATAACG TTGGTAACAAGAGGGGGAAGAGATCGGCAAAAAATAAAACAGAGTCCTCGCTGCCGGTAAACCACGTGGAAGCTGAACGGCAGCGACGACAGAAGCTGAACCAACGATTCTACGCGCTCCGATCGGTGGTTCCAAATGTCTCGAAAATGGACAAAGCTTCATTGCTCGCCGATGCAGCAGATTACATCAAGGAGCTAAAGTCCAAGGTTCAAAAATTGGAGTCTAAGCTAAAACAACCACAGCACCAAACTAGTAGCAGCATGAGCATTGCATTTGATCATAACCAAAGCACGACCTCAGCGGTCGAGCAAACGATGAGCTCAACAAGTTACGCAATGAACAACAACAACGTAGAAGTGCGACTTATCGGGTCAGATGCAATGGTGAGAGTTCATTGCAGAGATGAAAATTACCCATCAGCAAGGCTTCTGAATGTGCTAAGAGATTTGGGACTTCAAGTTCATCATGCAAGTTTGTCAAGTGTAAATGAACTGATGCTACAAGATGTTGTTGTTAGAATTCCTCATGGGACAGCCTTGAAAGAAAAGACCTTAAAAACTGCCATACTTCAAAGACTTGAATAA
- the LOC120068993 gene encoding beta-carotene isomerase D27, chloroplastic, which translates to MVVVKLQSIQFFTAPPKEIRIRKKQSRFVRCGIAEASGEPAPLGQKTKYNDGPFEKVFMTLFARKMEKFANTKEQGKKKVGLWDFLYDYERFVDVSKRVMQGKNRMQQQLVVREVLLSMLPPGAPAQFRKLFPPTKWACEFNASITVPFFQWLVGPSEVVEVEVNGIKQRSGVHIKKCRYLENSGCVGMCVNMCKIPTQDFFTNEFGLPLTMNPNFEDMSCEMIYGQVPPPFEEDPVSNQPCYKDICSMANSSTPVCPKLQP; encoded by the exons ATGGTGGTTGTGAAGCTACAAAGCATCCAATTCTTCACAGCTCCTCCAAAGGAGATTAGGATTAGAAAGAAACAGAGCAGATTTGTTAGATGTGGGATAGCAGAGGCATCTGGTGAGCCAGCTCCATTGGGGCAGAAAACAAAGTACAATGACGGGCCATTTGAGAAGGTTTTTATGACACTTTTTGCAAGGAAAATGGAGAAATTCGCAAATACCAAGGAGCAAGGGAAGAAGAAAGTGGGATTGTGGGATTTTCTTTATGATTATGAAAGGTTTGTTGATGTTTCAAAGAGAGTAATGCAGGGGAAGAATCGAATGCAACAACAGCTCGTCGTTCGTGAAGTTCTCTTGTCTATGCTCCCTCCCGGTGCCCCGGCTCAG TTCAGGAAATTGTTCCCACCAACGAAATGGGCTTGCGAATTCAATGCCTCAATAACAGTGCCATTTTTTCAATGGTTAGTCGGCCCTTCAGAg gTTGTGGAAGTGGAGGTAAATGGTATTAAACAAAGAAGTGGAGTTCATATAAAGAAGTGCAG GTACCTAGAGAACAGTGGGTGTGTAGGTATGTGTGTGAATATGTGCAAGATACCTACACAAGATTTCTTCACTAATGAATTTGGGCTTCCTCTCACCATGAATCCTA attttgaagacaTGAGCTGTGAGATGATATATGGACAGGTTCCACCACCATTTGAAGAGGATCCAGTATCCAATCAACCTTGCTACAAAGATATAT GTTCAATGGCAAATAGTAGTACCCCTGTATGTCCTAAATTACAACCTTAA